The Mucilaginibacter gracilis genomic interval CCCAACCCTGATCTGCGGTGGGAAAAGGTAGGGACTCTCAATCTGGGATTAGATTTTGAAACCCGCAACAAACGGATTAGTGGCAGTTTGGAATACTATACCAAAAAAGGAACAGACCAGTTAGGCAGCGCACCTTTAGACCCGACTACGGGTTATTTTATTGATACACGATATAGCTATTCTATTAACGGGGCCTCTATTAGGGGGAAAGGAATTGATATTGAACTAAACACAATCAATACTCGTGGAAAGGTCAAATGGGAAAGCCGCATACTATTCAGTTATGCACTGGACGAAGTAACAAAATATCAATATGAAAGTCCGTTGAGCGATTATTTCTCACCTGATTCTCCACCTTTAGTTGGACGGCCGGTATTAGGTATTTATAGTTATAAATGGGCCGGGCTGGATCATGCAACCGGCGACCCAATTGTCTATTTGAACGGCGTTCCAAGCAAGGACTATACCGCCATCGCTACGACAGCAACAATGAATGATCTGATTTACAATGGCCCCGCAATACCCCCATACTTTGGGTCTGTTCTAAATACTATATCCTATAAAAACTTTACTGTAAGCGCCAATGTTATCTATAAGTTCGGTTATTACTTTCATAGAAGTTCCATTTCTTACTCCGACCTGATCTATAATTGGCAGGGACATCAGGACTTTACAGAACGCTGGCAAAAACCAGGAGATGAGCAAACAACAAATGTGCCGTCACTATCCCTTTCAGGTGACGTAAATCGCGACCTGGCATACAGTCGATCCAGCATCCTTGTAGAGAAAGGAGACAATATCCGATTGCAGGATTTACAGGTTGCCTATACACTGCCCCGTTTCAAAAACATAAATTTTCCTATTAAAGGACTCACTGTTTACGGATATGCCAATAATTTAGGGATCATTTGGCGGGCAAATAAGCATGGACTTGACCCGGATTATTTCTACAATTATTCCGCGATCAAACCGGTAAAAAACTTCTCCATCGGATTTAGGGCACAATTTTAAAATCGTCAACATGAAAAAGATCAGCATAACATTAAGTTTTATTATTATACTTTTTACGGCATGTACAAAAGGATATCTGGACATTAAGCCGGATAAATCGCTCGTAGTTCCGCAGACCCTAAAAGATTTTCAGGCATTATTGGACAACACCGATGTGATGAACATCAACATGCCCAGCCTTCAGGAAATTTCCTCTGATGATTATTATATTAAGGATGCATCATATCAATCCGTAACAGTGGCCATGTACAAAAATTCCTACACCTGGAACAAAGATATTTACGCCGGAAGTCCTGATGTATCTGATTGGAATTATCGTTACCGTCAAATTTTCTATGCTAACATTGTATTAGAAGGTTTAGATAAGCTTGGTGCAAGTGAGCAGGCAGACCCACAATTCGCGGCAGAGAAAGGCAGCGCTTTGTTCTATAGAGCTTTTTCATTGTTTCAGGTAGCACAGTTATTTTGCAAGCCGTATTCATCAACCGCATCCACCGATCCGGGCGTGCCCGTTCGGACAGAATCGGATATTAACCAGGTTAGTGCAAGGGGGACGGTTGCGGAAACTTATGCCCAAATCATAACAGACATCAAAAGCAGCATCAATCTCCTGCCTCCAACGGTTAGCGTCAAAACAAGGCCTAATCAAACAGCTGCTTTTGGATTGCTGGCCAGGGTTTATCTTGCTATGGGGGACTATAGCGGGGCATTAACTAATGCAGACGCCGGTTTAAAACAATATCCAACGTTACTTAATTATAACAACCTTAGCAAAACAGCTTCCTTTCCCTTTCAGCGTTATAACGATGAAGTGATCTTTCACAGTACGATGCTATCGACATCCATGTCCAATGTTTCTCGCTTAATTATTGATACTATTCTATATAAAACGTACAAAACGAATGATCTGCGCCTACAGCTATTTTTCAGGGTTAGTTCAGGAGTGAATACCTACAAAGGCAGTTATAGCGGTGCCTCTCAGTTCTTTAACGGTATTACAACCGACGAACTATACCTAACCCGAGCAGAATGTTACGCAAGACAGAATAACAAAGACGCGGCATTAGCTGACCTGAATACTTTATTGGTGAAGCGTTGGGTTAGCGGAACTTTTACGCCTTACACAGCGGCAA includes:
- a CDS encoding RagB/SusD family nutrient uptake outer membrane protein; protein product: MKKISITLSFIIILFTACTKGYLDIKPDKSLVVPQTLKDFQALLDNTDVMNINMPSLQEISSDDYYIKDASYQSVTVAMYKNSYTWNKDIYAGSPDVSDWNYRYRQIFYANIVLEGLDKLGASEQADPQFAAEKGSALFYRAFSLFQVAQLFCKPYSSTASTDPGVPVRTESDINQVSARGTVAETYAQIITDIKSSINLLPPTVSVKTRPNQTAAFGLLARVYLAMGDYSGALTNADAGLKQYPTLLNYNNLSKTASFPFQRYNDEVIFHSTMLSTSMSNVSRLIIDTILYKTYKTNDLRLQLFFRVSSGVNTYKGSYSGASQFFNGITTDELYLTRAECYARQNNKDAALADLNTLLVKRWVSGTFTPYTAATADEALTFILQERRKELLYRGLRWSDLRRLNQDSKYAVILNRNLNGTTYTLMPNNARYVFPIPDLVIQLSGIEQNAR